A genomic segment from Thermoplasmataceae archaeon encodes:
- a CDS encoding DsrE/DsrF/DrsH-like family protein, translated as MAEKMSLLLVSGTSDKLMAGAIIASGAVANDMEVDIFVSFWGLMQFKKNGSGKMTLSYDGKGMEQEVMKKMMEKKIPSFMDMLRQAKEVGNVKVYGCAMFADLMDLKKEDLDPIIDEIIGVGKFVAMAKDSKMTLFI; from the coding sequence ATGGCCGAAAAAATGTCACTTTTGCTAGTGTCAGGGACATCTGACAAATTAATGGCAGGAGCAATAATTGCCTCAGGTGCAGTTGCGAATGATATGGAGGTGGACATCTTCGTAAGTTTTTGGGGGCTCATGCAGTTCAAGAAGAATGGAAGCGGGAAGATGACCCTCAGCTACGATGGAAAGGGTATGGAACAGGAAGTCATGAAAAAGATGATGGAAAAGAAAATTCCGTCATTCATGGATATGCTCAGGCAGGCAAAGGAAGTTGGAAATGTGAAGGTGTACGGTTGCGCAATGTTTGCAGACTTGATGGATTTGAAGAAGGAAGACCTAGATCCGATCATTGATGAGATCATAGGCGTAGGGAAATTCGTTGCGATGGCGAAAGATTCAAAGATGACCCTGTTTATATAA
- a CDS encoding MFS transporter, whose translation MARKLAYGATVMAGRLFYAMNWYNVSPALGDISSTYHVSFSLTGIIFAAFLVGAGIFQIPAGIIASKIGGKNTSVIGLIVMSAAAVGSAHSPTFLVFTVMRLLTGVGAAFFFSSAIGVLSEIYFEKLPQMMGLYNGFFSIGAGVGIFAMGPLISFMGWQNSLTVSGLITLVSAILMYVIVPPSHKGDKLDISKIKIRILDKRIWFIALGFAGLWSLNFTIGEYFRPFAVSYGYSGFIAGLMASMIMFLGIIGGMLTSAFRKSRPIRTSVYLTMIVSFSLFLLLLNSSLSLWTSVVINGVFSVIIFSLEYTAVIRLDDDRRYVPLNVGLINSIQIGIGSLIPLVFAFLIPFGYAVSWIFLAVFSLMTLPLVYLFRIR comes from the coding sequence ATGGCTAGAAAATTAGCTTACGGTGCAACCGTCATGGCCGGCAGGCTCTTCTATGCCATGAACTGGTACAATGTCTCTCCCGCGCTGGGCGATATAAGTTCCACATACCATGTCTCATTTTCCCTAACTGGCATAATATTTGCCGCTTTTCTCGTTGGCGCTGGCATATTCCAAATTCCAGCTGGCATCATTGCCTCGAAAATAGGAGGTAAGAACACATCAGTGATAGGCCTGATCGTAATGTCGGCAGCTGCGGTGGGCTCTGCGCATTCGCCCACATTTCTAGTATTCACGGTCATGCGCTTACTTACGGGCGTTGGCGCGGCTTTCTTCTTCTCATCTGCCATAGGAGTACTTAGCGAGATCTATTTTGAAAAACTACCACAAATGATGGGGCTATACAACGGTTTTTTCAGCATAGGCGCAGGCGTTGGAATTTTCGCTATGGGACCATTGATTTCGTTTATGGGATGGCAAAATAGCCTGACAGTGAGCGGATTGATCACGCTTGTAAGCGCGATCCTAATGTATGTAATTGTTCCACCGAGCCACAAGGGGGACAAGTTGGATATATCAAAGATAAAGATCAGGATCTTAGACAAGAGGATATGGTTTATAGCCCTTGGTTTTGCTGGCCTGTGGTCCCTGAATTTCACCATCGGCGAATACTTCAGACCGTTTGCAGTTAGCTACGGTTACTCCGGGTTTATAGCAGGGTTGATGGCTTCCATGATAATGTTCCTTGGTATTATTGGGGGCATGCTGACATCGGCCTTCAGGAAGAGCAGGCCAATCAGGACTTCTGTCTATCTTACAATGATCGTGTCATTTTCCCTGTTCCTGTTATTGTTAAACAGCTCTTTGAGCCTCTGGACTTCCGTTGTCATTAACGGGGTGTTCAGCGTAATCATTTTTTCCCTTGAATACACGGCCGTCATACGGCTGGACGACGACCGGAGGTATGTTCCGCTCAATGTTGGACTAATTAACTCCATACAGATCGGGATTGGATCGCTGATTCCCCTGGTATTTGCGTTCCTAATACCATTTGGTTATGCAGTATCCTGGATCTTCCTTGCCGTTTTCTCACTGATGACCCTCCCGCTCGTGTATTTATTTAGAATCCGTTAG
- a CDS encoding alpha/beta hydrolase: MYYRLISGNRLRYEIHGEGVGVLILHGLGGDLESMIPISRAIDRDCTRVLVDLPCHGGSDDFSITLPDLVKELISLMGSKGLDKFYAIGVSLGSIIIEEIMLNDSDNILGAVLLSPASEIDSQVLDRVSAWASSSKRVSNDVFSPEFLEQHRKEIEAYDRSHPINTERLYYLIPNLIGFSVKGRRSNARVNMVVAEYDDIFGLRMNNDLKQAFPAAIFTIIRSGHAIHREDPRGAARIASEFFFS; encoded by the coding sequence ATGTATTACAGACTCATCAGTGGAAATCGCCTAAGATACGAGATACACGGTGAAGGGGTCGGTGTTCTAATACTTCATGGCCTCGGGGGAGACCTGGAATCCATGATCCCGATTTCCCGCGCAATTGATCGTGACTGTACACGCGTCCTTGTGGATCTGCCATGTCACGGAGGCAGTGATGATTTTTCAATAACTTTGCCTGATCTAGTTAAGGAGCTGATTTCTCTCATGGGATCTAAAGGCTTGGACAAATTCTACGCCATAGGTGTCAGCCTTGGATCCATCATAATAGAAGAAATCATGCTGAATGATTCTGATAACATATTGGGAGCGGTACTCCTTTCCCCAGCTTCTGAGATTGATTCCCAGGTCCTTGATAGGGTTTCAGCATGGGCCAGTTCATCAAAAAGGGTATCTAACGATGTTTTCTCTCCTGAATTTCTGGAGCAACACAGGAAAGAGATTGAAGCCTACGACAGATCCCACCCCATTAATACAGAAAGGTTGTATTATCTTATACCAAATTTGATCGGCTTTTCGGTTAAGGGAAGGCGCTCCAATGCCCGCGTCAATATGGTTGTTGCGGAATACGACGACATTTTTGGCCTACGCATGAACAACGATCTGAAGCAAGCCTTTCCAGCTGCAATTTTCACCATCATTCGATCTGGGCACGCTATACATAGAGAAGATCCGAGGGGAGCCGCCAGAATAGCTTCAGAATTCTTTTTTTCATAG
- a CDS encoding MFS transporter, with amino-acid sequence MTKGTISPYRLLLMSSAGMYLDGYQLTVVSLAVLVMKPDLNLSQFDASLLIDSLILGTIIGAISIGYLADRFGRRRVYMYNLLFFVIFGLGSVVTSNLLIIILLRVLMGISIGADYPISNSYIAEMAPENLRGKFLSFSNVAFFAGALTSGLIAMLLFFLNFPNSSWRYMIGIGLIPAVIVLFARMSMPESERWENVMRTEKKRNIRKMFHGKAAVFTILTSIIWLIFDLGSYGVGLLVPSILKGSNFAPDSGIALATSIFLIIGLASGAIVIMIVDRIGRRYIQMLGFLGMGIGIILIPYTFATYLLVVVLAFSEFSAAWPGATVGIFPAELATTEYRSSAYGLAAMMGKLGAVIGVLIIGSATTVTTSNSYLFVIIGVIMFVALGLTILLKETRKMKLDEPFLLKV; translated from the coding sequence ATGACGAAAGGAACTATTTCTCCTTACAGGTTACTGCTTATGTCCTCAGCTGGAATGTATCTTGATGGATACCAGCTCACAGTTGTGTCTCTAGCGGTTCTTGTGATGAAGCCTGACCTCAATCTTTCTCAGTTTGACGCTTCTCTCCTGATAGACTCGCTCATACTGGGAACCATAATTGGGGCTATTTCCATAGGGTATCTTGCGGATAGGTTCGGGAGGAGGCGTGTTTACATGTACAACCTCCTTTTCTTCGTAATATTTGGACTTGGATCAGTGGTCACATCCAACCTTCTGATCATTATTCTATTGAGGGTGCTGATGGGGATTTCCATTGGGGCAGATTATCCCATTTCAAACTCTTACATCGCAGAGATGGCTCCGGAGAATCTAAGGGGAAAATTTCTTTCCTTCTCAAACGTTGCTTTCTTTGCAGGGGCACTGACGAGCGGTCTGATTGCCATGCTGCTCTTTTTCCTCAATTTTCCGAACAGCAGTTGGAGGTACATGATCGGGATTGGCCTCATACCCGCTGTAATTGTCCTGTTCGCTAGGATGTCTATGCCAGAGTCTGAGAGATGGGAGAACGTGATGAGGACGGAGAAGAAGAGAAATATTAGGAAAATGTTTCATGGAAAGGCTGCGGTCTTCACAATACTTACATCTATAATATGGTTGATCTTCGATCTGGGTTCATATGGAGTCGGTTTATTGGTACCCAGTATTCTTAAGGGCAGTAATTTCGCGCCAGATTCCGGGATTGCACTTGCGACCTCTATTTTCCTGATAATTGGTCTCGCTAGTGGCGCTATAGTCATTATGATTGTTGACAGGATCGGCAGGAGGTACATCCAGATGCTTGGATTTCTTGGGATGGGTATCGGGATAATCCTGATCCCCTACACCTTCGCAACCTATCTCCTCGTCGTTGTCCTTGCATTTTCGGAATTCTCTGCAGCCTGGCCGGGAGCAACCGTGGGAATTTTCCCAGCCGAGTTAGCCACAACAGAGTATAGATCGAGCGCCTATGGTCTCGCGGCAATGATGGGTAAGCTTGGTGCAGTAATCGGAGTGCTAATAATCGGCAGCGCTACCACTGTAACAACCAGCAATTCCTATCTGTTTGTCATAATAGGCGTCATTATGTTTGTGGCTTTAGGCCTTACAATTTTGCTCAAGGAGACCAGGAAGATGAAGCTAGATGAACCCTTCCTGCTTAAGGTATGA
- a CDS encoding alkaline phosphatase family protein, which translates to METLKCLTDNPDLLMPEYGGNSILNLSVSIAKRFGVKRPGRGLKDLDLNKKVIMVLLDGFGSHIMKNSGISDTYRPITTVFPSTTSSVLATIATGMPPADHGLIGYIAFSRELGTRINVLDYTLPGTGSSVEKLGKMSAVFGEIKPIASELDSATAIAIIPHYHTRSPLSLALYGGAKVAGYLNLWDALAQVHFSAAQGMDYIFLYVPYIDTAAHVYGPYSEATAITANEIYSAVRKYLSKLTKNYDVLITADHGHIEVSDNIYLDADRELMEKLEVPPYGDVRMISLDSREDITPYIRGKYENLPTFSRKEVSPLFGGQENNVIKRRVGSYVAVATDRKAYLTKSLRDENATLKGHHSSLFMEEMEIPLVIL; encoded by the coding sequence ATGGAGACCCTCAAATGTCTGACGGATAATCCCGATCTTCTGATGCCTGAATACGGTGGAAACAGCATCCTAAACCTGTCTGTCTCAATAGCTAAGAGGTTTGGCGTTAAAAGACCCGGGAGAGGACTGAAAGACCTTGATCTCAATAAAAAAGTGATTATGGTGCTTCTGGACGGCTTTGGGTCACACATAATGAAGAATTCTGGCATTTCTGATACTTACAGGCCAATTACAACCGTATTTCCCTCAACAACTTCTTCAGTGCTCGCTACCATAGCCACTGGCATGCCACCCGCAGATCACGGTCTAATCGGCTACATCGCATTTTCTCGTGAACTAGGAACCAGGATCAATGTTCTCGACTACACTTTACCTGGAACTGGGTCTTCCGTCGAAAAACTTGGAAAAATGTCTGCGGTATTTGGTGAGATCAAACCAATTGCGTCCGAACTGGATTCCGCAACCGCCATAGCTATCATTCCTCACTACCATACAAGGAGCCCCCTGTCACTTGCACTTTATGGAGGAGCAAAGGTTGCCGGCTACCTCAACCTGTGGGATGCCCTAGCCCAAGTACACTTCAGTGCCGCCCAGGGTATGGATTACATATTCCTCTATGTTCCATACATAGATACTGCCGCACACGTGTATGGGCCGTATTCGGAAGCGACTGCCATTACGGCTAATGAAATTTATTCTGCTGTCAGGAAATACCTGTCGAAGTTGACCAAGAACTATGACGTTCTCATAACTGCAGATCATGGGCACATAGAGGTATCTGATAATATCTACCTCGATGCGGACAGAGAACTCATGGAAAAGCTTGAGGTGCCTCCTTATGGCGATGTGAGGATGATATCCCTCGATTCTCGGGAGGATATTACACCATATATTCGAGGGAAATATGAAAATCTCCCAACGTTTTCCCGTAAGGAAGTGTCACCCTTATTCGGCGGACAGGAGAACAATGTAATCAAGAGAAGGGTCGGAAGCTATGTTGCTGTGGCTACTGACAGGAAAGCATATCTTACAAAGAGCCTTCGGGATGAGAACGCTACCCTCAAGGGCCACCACAGCTCACTTTTCATGGAAGAAATGGAAATACCTCTGGTAATTCTCTAA
- a CDS encoding NifB/NifX family molybdenum-iron cluster-binding protein: MKVAIAVDGDIVSGPGEAAEVRIYDLINGHRLIESYENPALTAKAAKGIIMLKSALDRGAESIIVSGIGQHAFTYTSGRLRLFLGNGMTVDQALSNFESGKLHELTGATHDHGNHEQN; the protein is encoded by the coding sequence ATGAAAGTTGCAATAGCAGTTGACGGTGATATTGTCAGTGGCCCGGGAGAGGCTGCAGAGGTCAGAATTTATGATCTCATCAATGGACACAGACTCATTGAAAGCTATGAGAATCCGGCTCTAACGGCCAAGGCAGCGAAAGGAATTATCATGTTGAAATCCGCTTTAGACAGGGGAGCTGAATCCATTATTGTTTCAGGGATAGGTCAGCATGCTTTCACGTACACATCTGGAAGATTGAGACTATTCCTTGGGAATGGGATGACCGTTGACCAGGCACTCTCCAATTTTGAGTCCGGGAAGCTCCATGAACTGACTGGGGCCACGCACGATCATGGAAATCACGAACAAAACTGA
- a CDS encoding MFS transporter, whose translation MEYKWVVLSNTTLGVLMSSLDSNIVLIALPDIGRSMQGMTTLDLLWVLLGYQLVVACVLVNFGRLSDMFGRVRLYNMGFALFTVGSGLCSISQTPEELIGFRVVQAIGSGFLFSNSAAIITDAFPTEQRGMALGVNQVSIVVGSVSGLILGGVLSQTLGWQSIFWVNLPIGTFATIWAHLKLRELSNPSHTHNLDISGNLTFAGGVFLLLIGLTLYAIAGLSLLFTTLILAFSAILLAAFVYIDSHRKDPMFDLTLFRNHEFTSGNETIFLNALARGSFILVMVFYLQGPIMGMGAEQAGIFLIPMSVSLSIMGPISGILSDRFGQRMFVVGGLLLSSIGFLLMTRIGYGLTLTQVLLPLVLIGAGMGMFASPNRSSIMNSVPGHRRGVASGISTTLTNVGGTVSIGLAFILMSATTTRSTLDSIFSGFSAKVSVFDARSFIYSVHTVFYISTVMLIVSIFLYLHGLGKKIPPVQNNSSAKNAGD comes from the coding sequence ATGGAATACAAGTGGGTAGTTCTAAGCAATACCACGCTGGGTGTACTCATGTCCTCGCTTGACTCCAACATTGTTCTAATTGCCCTCCCGGACATAGGAAGATCAATGCAGGGAATGACCACCCTAGATCTTCTTTGGGTTCTGCTGGGTTACCAGCTCGTAGTTGCGTGTGTCCTTGTCAACTTCGGCAGGCTCTCTGATATGTTCGGGAGGGTAAGACTCTACAATATGGGCTTCGCCCTTTTCACTGTAGGATCTGGATTATGCAGTATCTCACAGACGCCTGAAGAGCTTATAGGATTCAGGGTTGTGCAAGCAATCGGTTCCGGTTTTCTCTTCTCAAACAGTGCTGCAATAATAACTGACGCGTTTCCTACAGAGCAACGTGGAATGGCCTTGGGAGTAAACCAGGTCTCCATCGTGGTGGGATCGGTTTCAGGCCTCATACTGGGTGGGGTCTTGTCACAAACCCTTGGGTGGCAGTCCATATTCTGGGTGAATCTTCCAATAGGAACCTTTGCCACCATATGGGCACACCTCAAACTAAGAGAACTTTCTAACCCGTCTCACACACATAACCTAGACATTTCTGGAAATCTTACATTTGCGGGAGGAGTTTTTTTGCTGCTCATTGGCCTTACCCTTTATGCCATTGCCGGTCTTTCTTTGCTGTTCACCACCTTGATCCTGGCATTTTCTGCCATCCTCTTAGCAGCTTTCGTGTATATCGATAGCCACCGTAAGGATCCGATGTTCGACCTGACCCTGTTCCGTAACCATGAATTCACGTCCGGTAACGAGACAATTTTCCTTAATGCGCTTGCGAGGGGTTCATTCATTCTGGTGATGGTTTTCTACCTGCAGGGTCCAATCATGGGTATGGGTGCCGAACAGGCTGGTATCTTTCTCATTCCAATGTCCGTCTCACTTTCTATTATGGGTCCAATAAGCGGGATACTTTCCGATAGGTTCGGACAAAGAATGTTCGTCGTAGGTGGACTGCTGCTGTCGTCCATTGGATTTCTTCTTATGACACGGATCGGTTATGGCTTGACCCTGACCCAAGTCCTGCTGCCGCTTGTTTTAATCGGAGCCGGCATGGGAATGTTCGCATCTCCAAACAGGTCATCAATAATGAATTCCGTCCCCGGTCATCGTAGAGGTGTCGCCTCAGGTATAAGCACCACGCTTACCAATGTCGGGGGTACCGTCAGCATCGGCCTAGCTTTCATCTTGATGAGCGCTACAACAACCAGATCAACTCTGGACTCTATTTTTTCCGGATTTTCAGCCAAGGTGAGCGTATTTGACGCGAGGAGTTTCATATATTCCGTGCATACTGTGTTTTATATCTCCACAGTAATGCTTATTGTTTCCATATTTCTTTACCTTCACGGATTGGGGAAGAAAATTCCACCTGTACAAAATAATTCAAGCGCAAAAAATGCTGGTGACTGA
- a CDS encoding ABC transporter ATP-binding protein, with product MFALKDISLSVEKGEVLTLMGPSGSGKTSLLRNICGLDFPDSGEVLVNGRNITTIAASRRNIGMIFQDLAIFPHMKVYDNIAYGLRNLRLGEKEVRDRVNDLADMLGISELLNRFPGEISGGQRQRVALGRSVAPSPDLLLLDEPLSSLDIQVRMSLRSEIREFASKAGLTMIYVTHDHAEGLYMADRAAIIFRGILGEIKKPSDLFLHPSNDEIAKFFGYNVITLGGERIAFFPSEFTIDSVSPDVSGTIESIGFEGEYYRIHMSSENFEKIQLKVSMEEMTDSIRKGNRIGIKLTRPEVIEIR from the coding sequence ATGTTTGCATTAAAAGATATTAGCCTGAGCGTTGAGAAAGGCGAGGTCCTGACACTCATGGGACCAAGTGGTTCAGGAAAAACCTCACTGCTGAGAAACATATGCGGTCTGGATTTCCCGGATTCAGGCGAGGTGCTGGTCAACGGCAGGAACATCACAACTATAGCAGCCAGTCGCAGAAATATCGGGATGATATTTCAGGACTTGGCTATATTTCCGCATATGAAGGTGTACGATAATATCGCATATGGGCTAAGGAACCTGCGCCTGGGAGAAAAGGAGGTAAGGGACAGGGTTAACGATCTTGCAGATATGCTGGGTATTTCAGAACTTCTCAACCGCTTTCCCGGGGAGATATCTGGCGGGCAGAGACAGCGCGTCGCTCTCGGCAGGTCCGTTGCACCATCTCCCGATCTGCTCCTGCTGGATGAACCGCTCAGTTCCCTAGACATTCAGGTTAGAATGTCATTGAGAAGCGAGATCAGGGAGTTTGCCAGCAAGGCCGGCCTCACAATGATCTACGTAACGCATGATCATGCGGAGGGACTTTACATGGCAGATCGGGCCGCAATAATTTTCAGGGGGATACTTGGTGAGATAAAAAAGCCATCTGATCTTTTCTTGCATCCTTCAAACGATGAAATCGCTAAATTCTTCGGTTACAACGTAATCACACTGGGAGGAGAGAGAATTGCGTTCTTTCCCTCAGAATTTACCATTGACAGCGTTTCTCCAGATGTTTCAGGCACAATCGAGTCGATTGGCTTCGAGGGAGAATATTACAGGATCCATATGTCCTCGGAGAATTTCGAAAAGATCCAGTTAAAGGTAAGCATGGAAGAAATGACCGACAGTATAAGAAAAGGCAACCGTATCGGTATAAAGCTTACCAGGCCCGAGGTCATAGAGATCCGATAA
- a CDS encoding iron ABC transporter permease: MKGYKPIYWIMLLSPSIFVVAVVVYPYFYLVRDSFNSSLVLQVFGNSITAQLTREAIGNSFYQGITSALAALAIGLPLGLFLGSFEFRFKKLISSITIVPFFMPSIVVVFAFISGFNSNSIAAYFFPGLVDLSTGFTGIVAVNTFFNAPLVAMFAMTAVEQVDPALIQASETLGTGIFRRFYSIWGRSAITAALGGALLTFAYSFSGFAAPLIIGGPKFFTMDAWIYSFVKVQGDLSAAVVMAAIEALLLFLPAVLYMLFAIRHSGATGNRTIRTAERRKLLFFTGLAYTILWLSVEFYLFSSVILRSLSGTTNSVLVNYSTLFQGSIAARLGITTTSAILNSLFYGMCTALLVAALGTMWITGKRRLHSVPGNVTEIFQYIPLVISSILMAFSLYIVIGTSTPTTFMWVLIVMAQSSVAIPVVLRVIDAGFLTLPQSVSEASMTLKGNPFFDVELPLAGSAFASALVFGFGISLGEFSATNFLASSSYIPITVEIYGLENARLLGPAYAAASILMIVSVIAFYLIMKFGGRFAAVR; this comes from the coding sequence ATGAAAGGGTACAAGCCAATTTACTGGATTATGCTGCTGTCACCATCCATATTCGTGGTCGCGGTAGTCGTTTATCCATACTTCTATCTAGTTCGCGACAGTTTCAATTCTTCCCTAGTCCTGCAGGTCTTCGGAAACTCTATAACCGCACAGCTGACACGGGAGGCTATAGGGAACTCATTCTACCAGGGAATCACCAGCGCTCTAGCTGCGCTTGCAATAGGGCTCCCACTAGGCCTCTTTCTCGGATCGTTCGAGTTCAGGTTCAAGAAGCTAATCAGTTCAATTACCATAGTGCCATTCTTTATGCCTTCAATTGTGGTGGTATTTGCTTTCATCAGTGGTTTCAACTCAAATTCGATTGCAGCCTATTTTTTTCCGGGTCTAGTTGATCTTTCAACGGGATTCACAGGGATAGTTGCAGTCAACACATTTTTCAATGCTCCGCTTGTAGCAATGTTTGCAATGACAGCTGTTGAGCAGGTTGATCCAGCTCTGATCCAGGCTTCGGAAACTCTGGGAACAGGAATATTCCGACGGTTCTATTCTATCTGGGGAAGGAGTGCTATTACAGCAGCTCTCGGCGGCGCGCTCCTTACCTTTGCTTATTCTTTCTCCGGTTTCGCGGCTCCTTTGATCATAGGAGGACCAAAGTTTTTCACCATGGATGCCTGGATATACTCATTCGTGAAGGTTCAGGGCGACCTTTCTGCTGCAGTTGTTATGGCAGCAATAGAGGCACTTCTGCTCTTTCTACCTGCAGTTCTTTACATGTTATTTGCAATTCGGCACTCCGGCGCAACAGGTAACAGAACAATCAGGACGGCTGAAAGGCGTAAATTGTTGTTCTTTACTGGCCTAGCCTACACGATCTTGTGGCTCTCTGTGGAATTTTATCTCTTTTCTTCTGTGATCTTGAGGTCACTCAGCGGCACGACGAATTCCGTCCTGGTCAATTACAGCACGCTCTTCCAAGGAAGTATTGCAGCCAGGCTAGGGATCACAACCACTTCTGCCATCCTGAATTCGCTCTTCTACGGAATGTGCACGGCTCTTCTTGTCGCGGCCCTTGGAACTATGTGGATAACGGGAAAACGCAGGCTTCATTCGGTACCAGGGAATGTTACGGAGATCTTTCAGTACATCCCTCTGGTAATTTCTTCCATTCTCATGGCATTTTCACTGTACATCGTAATTGGTACATCAACGCCCACAACATTCATGTGGGTTTTAATTGTCATGGCACAGTCCTCAGTGGCTATTCCAGTTGTCCTCAGGGTCATTGATGCCGGCTTTCTCACTTTGCCGCAATCCGTTTCAGAAGCTTCCATGACACTGAAGGGAAATCCATTTTTCGACGTCGAGCTGCCACTTGCAGGTTCAGCTTTTGCTTCGGCGCTGGTTTTTGGTTTCGGGATCAGCCTGGGAGAATTTTCAGCCACAAATTTCCTCGCATCGTCCAGCTATATACCCATAACGGTAGAGATCTACGGGCTTGAGAATGCAAGGCTGTTAGGACCGGCTTACGCTGCAGCAAGCATTCTTATGATCGTAAGTGTGATAGCGTTCTATCTCATAATGAAGTTCGGGGGGAGATTCGCTGCCGTACGTTGA
- a CDS encoding thiamine ABC transporter substrate-binding protein, with the protein MSPAGNKEQKDRKYVGYRRKVIALAIVVIVVVAGFSVYYFIRNEKHGNVLVVYSYDSFMAYGCNTIGYNFNAIFGHFEREYNVTIEVVNQSDPLAILEAKASHPSANIVLGLTNMNAVTAEQEHLLVKYSPPGLSYINSTLIAEMGSASSYVIPYEYSYLGIDYNKTFVAGYNFTPSFKDLLSSSNASNLLLENPALDSTGLGFLLWEIAYYKFLLKQNWQSWWSGYANNSNAKNHIFDTWGDAFNVFNTGPETNLASSYLTDPAYYHLEGYGPLGSAVSYWNGSAYGWRTIYGIGIVNGSANLPLEEAFVNYFLSPRVQNLIPENEWMYPANSTIQLPALYGMLPNPDTIISLNNYMNASYIAENMANWILQWDNLGLR; encoded by the coding sequence ATGAGTCCTGCGGGAAATAAAGAACAAAAAGACAGGAAGTATGTTGGTTATAGAAGAAAGGTTATCGCGCTTGCTATTGTAGTTATTGTTGTTGTAGCCGGTTTCTCAGTATACTATTTCATTAGGAACGAGAAACATGGAAACGTACTGGTAGTATATTCATATGATTCGTTCATGGCTTACGGATGTAATACGATCGGTTATAATTTTAACGCTATCTTCGGTCATTTTGAACGGGAATATAATGTGACAATTGAGGTGGTAAACCAGTCTGACCCCCTTGCCATCCTTGAAGCGAAGGCATCTCATCCCAGCGCTAACATCGTTCTTGGGCTCACCAATATGAACGCCGTTACTGCAGAGCAGGAACATCTTCTTGTCAAATACAGTCCACCGGGATTGAGTTATATCAATTCTACGCTGATCGCTGAGATGGGATCAGCATCATCATACGTGATCCCGTATGAGTACTCCTATCTCGGAATAGATTACAATAAAACATTCGTTGCGGGCTATAACTTCACCCCATCATTCAAGGATCTTCTTTCCAGTTCAAACGCCTCTAACCTTCTCCTTGAGAATCCAGCATTGGACTCAACTGGACTCGGCTTTCTACTGTGGGAGATTGCATATTACAAATTTCTCCTAAAACAGAATTGGCAGAGTTGGTGGAGCGGATATGCAAATAATTCGAACGCAAAAAATCATATATTTGATACGTGGGGAGATGCTTTCAATGTCTTTAACACTGGCCCAGAAACCAATCTGGCATCCAGCTATCTGACCGATCCTGCGTATTACCATCTGGAAGGTTATGGTCCCTTGGGGTCCGCGGTCAGTTACTGGAACGGGAGTGCGTATGGTTGGAGGACAATCTACGGGATCGGCATCGTGAATGGATCTGCCAACCTTCCTCTGGAGGAAGCATTTGTAAACTATTTCCTTAGCCCGAGGGTTCAGAACCTGATTCCGGAAAATGAGTGGATGTACCCGGCCAACAGCACCATACAGCTCCCCGCTCTCTATGGAATGCTACCAAATCCGGATACTATAATCTCGCTGAATAATTACATGAACGCTTCTTATATCGCAGAGAACATGGCTAACTGGATATTGCAATGGGACAATCTCGGTCTTCGATGA